A segment of the Synechococcus sp. CBW1002 genome:
CTCTGCTGGGGCAGCTGAGGCTGACGCCGCCATCAAGTTCTGAATCCTGCCATGCATCGCCGACCCCTTCTTCAAGGCCTGGCCATGGCGGCTCTTGGCCTGCTTGGACATCCCAGGCAGGCTTTTGCAATGGGAGGCACACTTCCTTCGCTCGATACAGAGGCTCCGGCCTTTGATCTTGAGGGCGTCGTGGCTGGAGCCATCATCCACCGCAGTCTCACCGACTTCGCCGGCCGCTGGTTGGTGCTCTATTTCTATCCCAAGGATTTCACCGGCGGTTGCACGCTCGAAGCTCGTGGCTTCCAGCGTGACCTGGCCGCCTTTGCTGCGCTGGATGCCAACGTGGTCGGCATCAGCGCCGATGATCCCGAGGCCCACGCGTCCTTCTGCGACAGCGAAGGGCTGGCCTTCCCTCTGCTCTCTGATCCGGGTGGCACCGTGAGCCAACGCTACGGCTCCTGGATCCCCCCATTCTCACAACGGCATACCTTTCTGATCGATCCGGCCGGCATCCTGCGGCAGCGCTGGGTAGCGGTTCGCCCCACCCTGCACAGCCAGGAGGTGCTGGCCGCACTGCAAAGCATTCAGGGCAAACACCCCTAGGGTGTCGGCTGCGATATCCGCCCCATGGCCCCGTTCCCCCGGAGTCTGCAAGGCCAGTTGCCTCGGCTGCGCCGCCGTCAGTTGCTCAGAATGTTGCCCTCTCTGGGCATCGCCATCGCAGCAGCGCCCTGGTTCATTCCCCGGTCTGGCCGGTCTGCAAGTCAGGGCCCGCCCACCAGATTGCGGGTTCTGGCGATCGCTGACAGCGGCAGCGGCAACGCCAATCAACAGGCCGTGGCCGATCGCATGGCCGCATTGCATCGCCGAGAGCCAGTCAATCTGGTGCTGATGGGCGGAGACAACATCTATCCAGACGGCAACATCAAGCTGGTGCAGTCCACCTTTGAGCGTCCCTACCGGGCCCTGCTTCAGGCGGGGGTGCCCTTTCATGCGGTGCTGGGCAATCACGACATCCGCACCGCGAACGGCACTCCGCAGCTCCACTACAAACCCTTCGGCATGGCAGGACGGTGGTACAGCCTGCGACGAGGGCCGGTGGAGTTTTTTCTGCTCGACACCAATGGCAACGCCGACTGGAACCGACAGTTACCGTGGCTTCAGAGTGCCCTGAGCGCTTCCAAGGCCCCCTGGAAGGTGGTGGTAGGCCACCATCCGATTTACTCATCGGGTCATTACGGCGACCAGCCGCACCTGATCCATCGACTCACACCACTGTTCAAACGACACGGCGTGCAGCTGTACATCAACGGCCACGAGCACAACTACGAGCGCACAAAGCCGATTGATGGCATCACTTACCTCACGGTGGGCGGTGCTGGGGCCTGGCTTCGACCGGTCAAGGCCAACGCCCGCAGCGCCCGGGCCGCCAGTGTCTACAGCTTCGCTGAACTCGATTTCACTCCCACCCAACTTGAGCTGCGGGCCTGGGACAGCAAGGGACAGCGTATCGATCAGGTGCAACTGACGGCGCGACCCTGAGCACGAGCCCGCGTTGTCAGCTCACAATCCTCAGCCCACAATCCAGGTGCACGACTTTCAGCGGTATAGCTGCCTGGTGCATGGTCTCCAGCGGCATGCTGTCCGGCGGTCCTGCATGAAACAGCCTGGCAACCAGAACCGCACGGCCTGATCTGTCGCCATGCTGATTTTTCTCCATCCTGATCCGTCTCCATGACGACTCTCACGCTTCCGAGACTGGTCGGGTCAAGCCTTGCCCTGGGATTGATGCCGCTGTTGCCGGGCTCGGCCATAGCCAGGTCTCTGAAAGGGCCGATTCCCCTGACCGAGGCGGCACCCCTGCGTGTGGAGCTGCGTGAACAAGCCCACTATCGCTGCCGCGGCGGCGGAGAGGTGAGAGCCAGCTATTACAGCCTCAACGACGACAGCCTTGCCTTTGTCCGCCTGATTTTGCCTGGGGGGAGCCGGCAGACCCTGCCCAACATCGTCTCCGGGTCGGGTGCCCGCTACAGCGACGACGCCTCAATGGTGTGGTGGGTCAAGGGCGATGGAGCCTTCGCACAGACCCGAGGATCCGATGGCAGCTGGGAGACCAGCCTTGAGGATTGCAGGCTGAAACGCCCCTGACAATCCGCTCGTGTCAGCAGCCATGCCACTCGCGATTCAGTGGAGGGCCTCGACCAGGAGCTGCTGGTGAACAGCTGCGTCAGCGCGCTGAGCTTCGATGCGCTCGCGCTCCATCGGCACATCCAGCACGGCGCGCCAGGAGGCGAGAAGGGCAGCAGAGTCGGGCAGATCAGCCAGATCCTGACAAGGACAACCGATCGCCGCTGCGGCAACGGCCACCTTGGGGTCATAGCTGAGAGCCGCACAGGGAGCTCCGGACAGGGCCGCCAGGATCAGTCCATGCAGGCGCATGGCAATCACCAGACCGGCCTGGGCGAACACGGCCATCGCCTCCTCTGGACAGTGCACCGTCAGCTCGCGGCTGCGCTCCAGCAAGGCTGGCGGCACCAATCCTTCAGCCTCAAGACGGGCCAGCAGGCCCTGGTCCTGGTGCCGGT
Coding sequences within it:
- a CDS encoding MliC family protein — protein: MTTLTLPRLVGSSLALGLMPLLPGSAIARSLKGPIPLTEAAPLRVELREQAHYRCRGGGEVRASYYSLNDDSLAFVRLILPGGSRQTLPNIVSGSGARYSDDASMVWWVKGDGAFAQTRGSDGSWETSLEDCRLKRP
- a CDS encoding peroxiredoxin; its protein translation is MHRRPLLQGLAMAALGLLGHPRQAFAMGGTLPSLDTEAPAFDLEGVVAGAIIHRSLTDFAGRWLVLYFYPKDFTGGCTLEARGFQRDLAAFAALDANVVGISADDPEAHASFCDSEGLAFPLLSDPGGTVSQRYGSWIPPFSQRHTFLIDPAGILRQRWVAVRPTLHSQEVLAALQSIQGKHP
- a CDS encoding metallophosphoesterase, with translation MAPFPRSLQGQLPRLRRRQLLRMLPSLGIAIAAAPWFIPRSGRSASQGPPTRLRVLAIADSGSGNANQQAVADRMAALHRREPVNLVLMGGDNIYPDGNIKLVQSTFERPYRALLQAGVPFHAVLGNHDIRTANGTPQLHYKPFGMAGRWYSLRRGPVEFFLLDTNGNADWNRQLPWLQSALSASKAPWKVVVGHHPIYSSGHYGDQPHLIHRLTPLFKRHGVQLYINGHEHNYERTKPIDGITYLTVGGAGAWLRPVKANARSARAASVYSFAELDFTPTQLELRAWDSKGQRIDQVQLTARP